One Synechococcus sp. Nb3U1 genomic window, GTAATCCTTGCCCTTCCAGAACCCTGTCCAATGGAATCCAAAAGGTTAGAAACCAGGGCTCAAGAGGGTGATAGGGGTGATCCTGATGCCAGGGGCTGAGGGTTTGGGATCCAGCCTCCGAGTAAAAAAACTGATCTTCTAGCAAGAGAACCGAATGGGTGCCAAAGACACTTGCTGCTAGCTCGGGCAGGATCCCTTGAGTTGCAACCCCAGCCAGGGTTTCATCCTCGAGCCAGCGAAACAAGTCGCTTTGAGTAACGGGCTCGCCGGGTGGGGAGAGCGTCCGAAAATGAGGCCCTGGCTTAGCCCGTAAACGATCGATCGTCCGAATCAATGCAGCGCACAAATTGGGCTCAAGGATCCCTGGCAGCACAGCCACTCCATCTTGCCCAATCTGCTCAGACAGCAGGGAGCGGGGGCGGGAGGGAACCTCCAGCAACTTCATGCCCAATTTGAGCTGTAGTCTAGTTGGTAAGGCCATCCGCAAGACATCTTCAATAACTTTCAACAAGTTTCAATAAATAGCCTATTGAGGGGGGCACTTCCGCTCAAGTTTCAATACCCCCAGTTGCTCGTAGACTGACAGACCATCCCAGATAGACCAACATTGCGCAAAGCGCCCCCCCGACAACCGCAGCAGATCAATGCCCGTCATGGTAATTCGCTTTTGGGTGGCGGGAATGTCATCGTAGGTATCTACGTGTAGGCCACTTGTGGTCCAGTGCAGCACCACCATATCTCCTTCCGTAACGAGATGATCGATCCGGGTTTCCACCTCCTTAAACGCTTTGAAATAGCGTTCCACATCCGCTTTAACCACATCGATGCCATTGCCATCAAAGCCGGTCATGTGAACTACAGCTGTGGGTAGCCAGTAGTCCTCTACTGCGCTGAGATCCCCTTGGGCCCAGAGGCGGGTGTGGTACTCGCGAACAATATCAGCATTGGTGCTCATCAGGGATCCCTTTACTGGCTTGCATGAGTAGGGCGGCACAACCCCAAGTTTGACGTGGCCACCCCCGAGTCGCCAAGTCTAAGGTCTCAAGACTATGCCCACAATTGCTCGGCTATTCCGGCTATTCCAGTATCGATAGACCTTTACAATTGAGATCGGCTGAGATCGGCATTCCAGGGATGTCAGGGTGGGAGCGGATGCGCTGGCCAGAGAGAGGAGAAAAGCGTATGGGCTTGCTACCAGCAGGAGATATGGGTGGCACCAAGACCAGCCTTAGCCTTGCCGATGTAGGATCCCAGCCGCTGGCGCTGCTGCTATCTCAGTCAAGATTACCCCAGCCTTGCCCCGATCCTGCAGGAGTTGCTGCCATGAGCTCAGCAGAATGACCAACCAGTACATTCAGGGGCAAGGGAAGCCGTCCTAGAACAATGGGGCTTGTATCCCATTGATTTGGCCAAGGAGCTGAAGCTGAAACGAACAAATTGTGAAGCTCCCCGCCCTACTTCAACTCAGGTGATAACATTACACCACGCTAGGAGTGTCTGGGATCCCTTCCCCAGGCTGAGATTACATCCTTGGAACCTGAACTGGCTCACACCAGCGTAGGAAAGCAAGCACTGGAGCAAACAATATGCGCAACGAATGGATTGCCCGTCGTCGTGGGCAAGCGAATGTCACACAAATGCACTTTGCCCGTCAGGGGTTGATCACCGAAGAGATGGATTATGTGGCCAAACGGGAAGCTTTGCCTGCTGAATTGATCCGCTCCGAAGTTGCTCGGGGTCGCATGATTATCCCGGCCAACATCAACCACTCCAACCTAGAACCCATGGCGATTGGGATCGCCTCTCGGTGCAAAGTCAATGCCAATATCGGTGCTTCCCCTAATTCCTCGGGATTGACTGAAGAAGTCGAAAAACTGAAGTTAGCCGTCAAGTATGGGGCCGATACCGTCATGGATCTCTCCACCGGCGGCGGCAATTTGGATCAAATTCGGACTGCGATTATCCAGGCTTCGCCCGTGCCGATTGGAACTGTGCCCATGTATCAAGCTCTAGAAAGTGTACATGGCCAGGTGGAGAAACTCTCGGCAGAAGATATTCTGCACATCATTGAAAAACACGCCCAGCAGGGGGTGGACTACATGACCATCCATGCCGGGATCCGAATCGAGCATTTGCCCCTGGTGCGCCATCGCTTGACGGGGATTGTTTCTCGGGGTGGCGGGATCCTAGCCCGTTGGATGTTGGCCCATCACCAACAAAATCCTCTCTACACCCACTTCCGCGACATTATCGAGATCTTCAAAAAATACGATGTCTCTTTTAGTTTGGGAGATTCTCTGCGACCGGGCTGTCTACACGATGCCTCCGATGAAGCCCAACTGGCAGAATTGAAAACCCTGGGCCAACTGACTCGGAAAGCTTGGGAGCAGGATGTGCAGGTGATGGTGGAAGGGCCTGGTCATGTACCGATGGATCAGATCGAGTTCAACGTGCGCAAGCAAATGGAGGAATGTAGCGAGGCTCCTTTTTATGTTTTGGGACCGTTGGTAACCGATATTGCCGCAGGCTATGACCATATCAGTTCAGCGATTGGGGCCGCTTTGGCCGGTTGGTACGGCACCGCCATGCTCTGCTATGTCACCCCGAAAGAACACCTGGGTTTGCCCAATGCGGAGGATGTGCGCAATGGTTTGATCGCGTACAAAA contains:
- a CDS encoding phytanoyl-CoA dioxygenase family protein — encoded protein: MALPTRLQLKLGMKLLEVPSRPRSLLSEQIGQDGVAVLPGILEPNLCAALIRTIDRLRAKPGPHFRTLSPPGEPVTQSDLFRWLEDETLAGVATQGILPELAASVFGTHSVLLLEDQFFYSEAGSQTLSPWHQDHPYHPLEPWFLTFWIPLDRVLEGQGLRAVVGSHHGPLYAPVEFSAAEATLAEGGHILAPVPDIDGAMQGKRLDPKFRILAPSFQPGDVMILDSRTLHAGGQACPHPFRRISIRYAHPETSVVERAWPVAAFWQEQ
- the thiC gene encoding phosphomethylpyrimidine synthase; translated protein: MRNEWIARRRGQANVTQMHFARQGLITEEMDYVAKREALPAELIRSEVARGRMIIPANINHSNLEPMAIGIASRCKVNANIGASPNSSGLTEEVEKLKLAVKYGADTVMDLSTGGGNLDQIRTAIIQASPVPIGTVPMYQALESVHGQVEKLSAEDILHIIEKHAQQGVDYMTIHAGIRIEHLPLVRHRLTGIVSRGGGILARWMLAHHQQNPLYTHFRDIIEIFKKYDVSFSLGDSLRPGCLHDASDEAQLAELKTLGQLTRKAWEQDVQVMVEGPGHVPMDQIEFNVRKQMEECSEAPFYVLGPLVTDIAAGYDHISSAIGAALAGWYGTAMLCYVTPKEHLGLPNAEDVRNGLIAYKIAAHAADIARHRAGARDRDDQMSKARFNFDWNRQFELSLDPERAREYHDETLPADIYKTAEFCSMCGPKFCPMQTKMDAEALSELEQFLAQQPVAEALT
- a CDS encoding ester cyclase encodes the protein MSTNADIVREYHTRLWAQGDLSAVEDYWLPTAVVHMTGFDGNGIDVVKADVERYFKAFKEVETRIDHLVTEGDMVVLHWTTSGLHVDTYDDIPATQKRITMTGIDLLRLSGGRFAQCWSIWDGLSVYEQLGVLKLERKCPPQ